The following proteins are co-located in the Syngnathus scovelli strain Florida chromosome 21, RoL_Ssco_1.2, whole genome shotgun sequence genome:
- the rangap1b gene encoding ran GTPase-activating protein 1b isoform X2 yields the protein MLIKLSRDIMAADDIAQLVNVLSKTHLGDGELSYKGQGLKLDNAQSVEELVQEIEQCQDLKVLRLEGNTLGVDAARAISKALERKDQLQRCYWSDLFTGRLRSEIPLALQSLSSGLMIAGTRLTVLEFSDNAFGPDGVKGIDQLLRSTTCHTLRELRLNNCGMGIGGGKILAEALMECHRQSTLAGTPLRLRVFVAGRNRLENEGASALAKAFQMMGSLEEVHMPQNGINHAGVTALAAAMRLNPDLRVLNLNDNTFTKRGTLAMAQALGHLRNIQVINFGDCLVRCEGAIALAAVFKEGLPVLKELNLSFGEISEGAALVVAQALMDKPHMEKVDLNGNCLGEEGCEALRETMESQDKGDMLASLSDDEGEPGEEDDDDEGHDEEEEEDGDGSNGCNGCDEEGFVEENGTETNEESPSKSQCPEEVFSFLDCPSAEKLLELGEMRAHLLPEVNILDPRKPVEVLLKVASLYSEEGMVKTTVLETFDMLLRKLLCGSALQAYTTLSTLLVFIGVLKGEEKRKKVPLAPGLLLCLEHAVQQDYLAKHHVSLLHTILSKNPEALKSCNGSMDRLRSALEKRCLD from the exons ATGTTAATCAAGCTATCAAGAG ACATCATGGCTGCAGATGATATTGCCCAGCTGGTTAATGTTCTTTCCAAGACCCATTTAGGAGATGGAGAGCTAAGTTATAAAGGCCAGGGGCTTAAACTGGACAATGCACAATCAG TGGAAGAGCTGGTTCAGGAGATCGAACAGTGCCAGGATTTGAAAGTTTTGCGCTTGGAGGGTAACACTTTGGGTGTAGATGCAGCCAGAGCCATTTCCAAGGCACTGGAAAGAAAAGATCAGCTCCAG cgaTGTTACTGGAGTGACCTTTTTACTGGAAGACTACGCTCTGAAATCCCATTGGCCCTG CAATCACTGAGCAGCGGATTAATGATTGCCGGAACCCGTTTGACCGTGCTGGAGTTCAGTGACAATGCTTTTGGACCAGATGGCGTGAAGGGGATCGATCAGCTGCTTAGAAGCACTACCTGTCACACCTTGAGGGAGCTGAGACTCAACAATTGCGGAATGGGAATCGGAGGAGGAAAG ATCCTGGCTGAAGCACTGATGGAGTGCCACAGGCAGTCAACACTCGCGGGAACTCCACTCAGACTCCGAGTCTTTGTCGCTGGGAGGAACCGCTTGGAAAATGAAGGAGCCAGCGCTTTGGCCAAGGCCTTTCAA ATGATGGGCAGCCTAGAGGAGGTCCACATGCCACAGAACGGCATCAACCACGCGGGCGTGACAGCTTTAGCTGCGGCCATGCGACTTAACCCAGATCTACGTGTGCTCAATCTTAACGACAACACCTTCACAAAGAGGGGAACGCTGGCTATGGCTCAG GCTTTGGGGCACCTGAGAAACATCCAAGTGATCAACTTTGGTGACTGCTTGGTCCGTTGTGAAGGCGCCATCGCCCTGGCAGCGGTCTTCAAAGAAGGGTTACCAGTTCTCAAG GAGCTGAATCTGTCATTTGGCGAAATCTCAGAGGGGGCGGCCCTCGTGGTGGCTCAGGCTCTCATGGACAAGCCTCACATGGAGAAAGTTGATCTGAACG GCAACTGCTTGGGGGAGGAGGGCTGTGAGGCTCTAAGAGAAACCATGGAGAGCCAGGATAAAGGAGACATGCTGGCTTCACTCAG CGATGATGAGGGAGAACCTGGtgaagaggatgatgatgatgaaggacatgatgaggaggaggaggaggacggcgaTGGAAGCAATGGATGTAATGGTTGTGACGAAGAGGGCTTTGTTGAAGAAAATGGCACAGAAACAAATGAAGAGAGCCCTTCTAAATCTCAGTGTCCT GAAGAGGTCTTCTCTTTTCTCGACTGCCCGTCTGCCGAGAAGCTTCTTGAGCTGGGAGAAATGAGGGCACATCTGCTACCGGAG GTGAATATATTGGATCCACGCAAGCCCGTTGAAGTCCTTCTCAAAGTGGCTTCTTTGTACAGTGAGGAAGGAATGGTGAAGACTACAGTGCTGGAAACATTTG ACATGCTGTTGAGGAAGCTTCTCTGCGGTTCAGCTCTACAGGCGTATACCACCCTCTCCACCCTGCTGGTCTTTATAGGAGTCCTCAAG GGAGAAGAGAAGAGGAAAAAAGTGCCTCTAGCACCAGGCTTGTTGTTGTGTTTGGAGCATGCGGTCCAGCAGGACTACTTGGCCAAGCACCACGTCTCCCTGCTTCACACCATCCTGTCTAA GAACCCCGAGGCACTCAAGTCGTGCAACGGAAGCATGGACAGGTTAAGGTCCGCGCTTGAGAAGAGGTGTCTTGACTAA
- the rangap1b gene encoding ran GTPase-activating protein 1b isoform X1 — protein MFSHKRDVERPKRKPGSCGVTLSNRRASFALTDIMAADDIAQLVNVLSKTHLGDGELSYKGQGLKLDNAQSVEELVQEIEQCQDLKVLRLEGNTLGVDAARAISKALERKDQLQRCYWSDLFTGRLRSEIPLALQSLSSGLMIAGTRLTVLEFSDNAFGPDGVKGIDQLLRSTTCHTLRELRLNNCGMGIGGGKILAEALMECHRQSTLAGTPLRLRVFVAGRNRLENEGASALAKAFQMMGSLEEVHMPQNGINHAGVTALAAAMRLNPDLRVLNLNDNTFTKRGTLAMAQALGHLRNIQVINFGDCLVRCEGAIALAAVFKEGLPVLKELNLSFGEISEGAALVVAQALMDKPHMEKVDLNGNCLGEEGCEALRETMESQDKGDMLASLSDDEGEPGEEDDDDEGHDEEEEEDGDGSNGCNGCDEEGFVEENGTETNEESPSKSQCPEEVFSFLDCPSAEKLLELGEMRAHLLPEVNILDPRKPVEVLLKVASLYSEEGMVKTTVLETFDMLLRKLLCGSALQAYTTLSTLLVFIGVLKGEEKRKKVPLAPGLLLCLEHAVQQDYLAKHHVSLLHTILSKNPEALKSCNGSMDRLRSALEKRCLD, from the exons ATGTTTTCCCACAAGCGTGACGTAGAACGACCAAAAAGAAAACCCGGAAGTTGTGGCGTCACATTGAGCAACCGGCGGGCTTCGTTCGCACTCACCG ACATCATGGCTGCAGATGATATTGCCCAGCTGGTTAATGTTCTTTCCAAGACCCATTTAGGAGATGGAGAGCTAAGTTATAAAGGCCAGGGGCTTAAACTGGACAATGCACAATCAG TGGAAGAGCTGGTTCAGGAGATCGAACAGTGCCAGGATTTGAAAGTTTTGCGCTTGGAGGGTAACACTTTGGGTGTAGATGCAGCCAGAGCCATTTCCAAGGCACTGGAAAGAAAAGATCAGCTCCAG cgaTGTTACTGGAGTGACCTTTTTACTGGAAGACTACGCTCTGAAATCCCATTGGCCCTG CAATCACTGAGCAGCGGATTAATGATTGCCGGAACCCGTTTGACCGTGCTGGAGTTCAGTGACAATGCTTTTGGACCAGATGGCGTGAAGGGGATCGATCAGCTGCTTAGAAGCACTACCTGTCACACCTTGAGGGAGCTGAGACTCAACAATTGCGGAATGGGAATCGGAGGAGGAAAG ATCCTGGCTGAAGCACTGATGGAGTGCCACAGGCAGTCAACACTCGCGGGAACTCCACTCAGACTCCGAGTCTTTGTCGCTGGGAGGAACCGCTTGGAAAATGAAGGAGCCAGCGCTTTGGCCAAGGCCTTTCAA ATGATGGGCAGCCTAGAGGAGGTCCACATGCCACAGAACGGCATCAACCACGCGGGCGTGACAGCTTTAGCTGCGGCCATGCGACTTAACCCAGATCTACGTGTGCTCAATCTTAACGACAACACCTTCACAAAGAGGGGAACGCTGGCTATGGCTCAG GCTTTGGGGCACCTGAGAAACATCCAAGTGATCAACTTTGGTGACTGCTTGGTCCGTTGTGAAGGCGCCATCGCCCTGGCAGCGGTCTTCAAAGAAGGGTTACCAGTTCTCAAG GAGCTGAATCTGTCATTTGGCGAAATCTCAGAGGGGGCGGCCCTCGTGGTGGCTCAGGCTCTCATGGACAAGCCTCACATGGAGAAAGTTGATCTGAACG GCAACTGCTTGGGGGAGGAGGGCTGTGAGGCTCTAAGAGAAACCATGGAGAGCCAGGATAAAGGAGACATGCTGGCTTCACTCAG CGATGATGAGGGAGAACCTGGtgaagaggatgatgatgatgaaggacatgatgaggaggaggaggaggacggcgaTGGAAGCAATGGATGTAATGGTTGTGACGAAGAGGGCTTTGTTGAAGAAAATGGCACAGAAACAAATGAAGAGAGCCCTTCTAAATCTCAGTGTCCT GAAGAGGTCTTCTCTTTTCTCGACTGCCCGTCTGCCGAGAAGCTTCTTGAGCTGGGAGAAATGAGGGCACATCTGCTACCGGAG GTGAATATATTGGATCCACGCAAGCCCGTTGAAGTCCTTCTCAAAGTGGCTTCTTTGTACAGTGAGGAAGGAATGGTGAAGACTACAGTGCTGGAAACATTTG ACATGCTGTTGAGGAAGCTTCTCTGCGGTTCAGCTCTACAGGCGTATACCACCCTCTCCACCCTGCTGGTCTTTATAGGAGTCCTCAAG GGAGAAGAGAAGAGGAAAAAAGTGCCTCTAGCACCAGGCTTGTTGTTGTGTTTGGAGCATGCGGTCCAGCAGGACTACTTGGCCAAGCACCACGTCTCCCTGCTTCACACCATCCTGTCTAA GAACCCCGAGGCACTCAAGTCGTGCAACGGAAGCATGGACAGGTTAAGGTCCGCGCTTGAGAAGAGGTGTCTTGACTAA
- the rangap1b gene encoding ran GTPase-activating protein 1b isoform X3 produces the protein MAADDIAQLVNVLSKTHLGDGELSYKGQGLKLDNAQSVEELVQEIEQCQDLKVLRLEGNTLGVDAARAISKALERKDQLQRCYWSDLFTGRLRSEIPLALQSLSSGLMIAGTRLTVLEFSDNAFGPDGVKGIDQLLRSTTCHTLRELRLNNCGMGIGGGKILAEALMECHRQSTLAGTPLRLRVFVAGRNRLENEGASALAKAFQMMGSLEEVHMPQNGINHAGVTALAAAMRLNPDLRVLNLNDNTFTKRGTLAMAQALGHLRNIQVINFGDCLVRCEGAIALAAVFKEGLPVLKELNLSFGEISEGAALVVAQALMDKPHMEKVDLNGNCLGEEGCEALRETMESQDKGDMLASLSDDEGEPGEEDDDDEGHDEEEEEDGDGSNGCNGCDEEGFVEENGTETNEESPSKSQCPEEVFSFLDCPSAEKLLELGEMRAHLLPEVNILDPRKPVEVLLKVASLYSEEGMVKTTVLETFDMLLRKLLCGSALQAYTTLSTLLVFIGVLKGEEKRKKVPLAPGLLLCLEHAVQQDYLAKHHVSLLHTILSKNPEALKSCNGSMDRLRSALEKRCLD, from the exons ATGGCTGCAGATGATATTGCCCAGCTGGTTAATGTTCTTTCCAAGACCCATTTAGGAGATGGAGAGCTAAGTTATAAAGGCCAGGGGCTTAAACTGGACAATGCACAATCAG TGGAAGAGCTGGTTCAGGAGATCGAACAGTGCCAGGATTTGAAAGTTTTGCGCTTGGAGGGTAACACTTTGGGTGTAGATGCAGCCAGAGCCATTTCCAAGGCACTGGAAAGAAAAGATCAGCTCCAG cgaTGTTACTGGAGTGACCTTTTTACTGGAAGACTACGCTCTGAAATCCCATTGGCCCTG CAATCACTGAGCAGCGGATTAATGATTGCCGGAACCCGTTTGACCGTGCTGGAGTTCAGTGACAATGCTTTTGGACCAGATGGCGTGAAGGGGATCGATCAGCTGCTTAGAAGCACTACCTGTCACACCTTGAGGGAGCTGAGACTCAACAATTGCGGAATGGGAATCGGAGGAGGAAAG ATCCTGGCTGAAGCACTGATGGAGTGCCACAGGCAGTCAACACTCGCGGGAACTCCACTCAGACTCCGAGTCTTTGTCGCTGGGAGGAACCGCTTGGAAAATGAAGGAGCCAGCGCTTTGGCCAAGGCCTTTCAA ATGATGGGCAGCCTAGAGGAGGTCCACATGCCACAGAACGGCATCAACCACGCGGGCGTGACAGCTTTAGCTGCGGCCATGCGACTTAACCCAGATCTACGTGTGCTCAATCTTAACGACAACACCTTCACAAAGAGGGGAACGCTGGCTATGGCTCAG GCTTTGGGGCACCTGAGAAACATCCAAGTGATCAACTTTGGTGACTGCTTGGTCCGTTGTGAAGGCGCCATCGCCCTGGCAGCGGTCTTCAAAGAAGGGTTACCAGTTCTCAAG GAGCTGAATCTGTCATTTGGCGAAATCTCAGAGGGGGCGGCCCTCGTGGTGGCTCAGGCTCTCATGGACAAGCCTCACATGGAGAAAGTTGATCTGAACG GCAACTGCTTGGGGGAGGAGGGCTGTGAGGCTCTAAGAGAAACCATGGAGAGCCAGGATAAAGGAGACATGCTGGCTTCACTCAG CGATGATGAGGGAGAACCTGGtgaagaggatgatgatgatgaaggacatgatgaggaggaggaggaggacggcgaTGGAAGCAATGGATGTAATGGTTGTGACGAAGAGGGCTTTGTTGAAGAAAATGGCACAGAAACAAATGAAGAGAGCCCTTCTAAATCTCAGTGTCCT GAAGAGGTCTTCTCTTTTCTCGACTGCCCGTCTGCCGAGAAGCTTCTTGAGCTGGGAGAAATGAGGGCACATCTGCTACCGGAG GTGAATATATTGGATCCACGCAAGCCCGTTGAAGTCCTTCTCAAAGTGGCTTCTTTGTACAGTGAGGAAGGAATGGTGAAGACTACAGTGCTGGAAACATTTG ACATGCTGTTGAGGAAGCTTCTCTGCGGTTCAGCTCTACAGGCGTATACCACCCTCTCCACCCTGCTGGTCTTTATAGGAGTCCTCAAG GGAGAAGAGAAGAGGAAAAAAGTGCCTCTAGCACCAGGCTTGTTGTTGTGTTTGGAGCATGCGGTCCAGCAGGACTACTTGGCCAAGCACCACGTCTCCCTGCTTCACACCATCCTGTCTAA GAACCCCGAGGCACTCAAGTCGTGCAACGGAAGCATGGACAGGTTAAGGTCCGCGCTTGAGAAGAGGTGTCTTGACTAA
- the chadlb gene encoding chondroadherin-like b produces MYSPLSPDKVWVPLLSFTLLFLLMAQAAKCPEQCVCDQIQLAVTCVNKNLTEIPPTVDEITVKFDLRGNDIQELPTGAFRKTPYLTHLSLQRCNIRRVKEGAFRGLGRLVFLNLASNHIDILYQESFDGLSSLKQLMIDRNRVEEIQPGAFSQLGFLNLLSLTHNHLVYIPNMAFQGLLNIKWLRLSHNSLNYLDIEAFAGLFTLNRLSLDHNELQFFPTETMTRLPEVTRLDLSYNPMTYLGEESVSMAKLSHLFLDHMSLQDLANTAISKSPNLIHLDLSHNQLRVMQPFSDGTPKLARLHLAGNPIYCNCYMRPLREWAIRSKVKLIGTCAGPLHLSGEILEAVHPPELRCQSQEAMLKAEFEEASRRAPPPTEVPENKAKCPANCVCEAEAYHSSCENRGHSKIPRGFSPDTRLLDLRGNNFHYIPSNSFPAVSQVVSLHLQRCKIVEVEDGAFSGMKGLIYLYLSENLISSLRPEAFKGLPQLTYLHLEKNNFTIFPKAAFKLVPGMLALHLENNSISKLEANALDGAKSLRALYLTGNAVDHVSPKALEHVADLDTLHLAGNKLKEVPTEALSKLGNVKDLRLSGNAIRWVGPNAFQPLGKSLKELYLDNMALEKMSQSSLAGLGPGLRSLFLEGNHLEEVPDLRQFTSLEVINLADNPLMCDCPLLPLRLWIEKVNLKVRATCANPPELRGRRVKDVHVFKACPGGDSLPSVPSVATKRSKTPKATKPKPMHLSSRVKQGKMHKSKSNLRKNPKTKGVKKTKRLSMA; encoded by the exons atgtactcccCGCTCTCTCCTGACAAAGTGTGGGTCCCACTGCTCAGCTTcacgctcctcttcctcctcatggCGCAAGCTGCAAAATGCCCAGAGCAGTGCGTATGCGACCAGATCCAGCTCGCCGTCACCTGTGTCAACAAGAACTTGACTGAGATTCCACCCACTGTGGACGAG ATTACAGTGAAATTTGACCTTCGAGGGAACGACATCCAAGAACTCCCCACCGGAGCGTTCCGAAAAACCCCATATCTCACTCACCTGTCTTTGCAACGCTGCAACATCCGTAGGGTGAAGGAGGGCGCATTCAGAGGCCTCGGCCGCCTAGTCTTCCTCAACCTGGCAAGCAACCACATTGACATCTTGTACCAG GAGTCTTTCGACGGTCTTTCCTCATTGAAGCAGCTCATGATAGACCGGAACCGCGTTGAGGAGATCCAGCCCGGAGCCTTCTCCCAGCTCGGCTTCCTCAACCTGCTCTCGCTTACACACAACCATCTTGTCTACATCCCTAACATGGCCTTCCAG GGCTTACTGAACATCAAGTGGCTTCGCCTCAGTCACAACTCCCTGAACTACTTGGACATTGAAGCCTTCGCCGGCTTGTTCACTCTCAACCGGCTCAGCCTAGACCACAATGAGCTGCAGTTTTTCCCAACTGAGACCATGACCag ATTGCCAGAAGTGACCCGCCTGGATTTGAGCTACAATCCCATGACGTACCTGGGTGAAGAGTCTGTGTCAATGGCCAAGCTGAGCCACCTCTTCCTGGATCACATGTCCCTGCAGGATCTGGCCAACACAGCCATATCCAAGTCTCCCAATCTCATCCACTTGGATCTCAGCCATAACCAGCTGCGTGTCATGCAACCCTTCTCGGATGGCACCCCTAAGCTGGCGCGGCTCCACTTGGCCGGAAACCCCATTTACTGTAACTGCTACATGCGTCCGCTCAG GGAGTGGGCCATCCGTAGTAAGGTGAAGCTGATAGGAACATGTGCGGGACCGTTACACCTCTCCGGAGAAATCCTCGAAGCGGTCCATCCTCCGGAGCTGCGCTGTCAAAGCCAGGAGGCCATGCTGAAGGCTGAGTTTGAGGAAGCTAGTAGAAGAGCGCCGCCACCCACTGAGGTGCCGGAGAACAAAGCCAAGTGTCCCGCTAACTGCGTCTGTGAG GCTGAGGCCTACCATTCCTCCTGTGAGAACCGCGGTCACTCCAAAATTCCTCGGGGTTTCTCTCCGGACACACGCCTCCTCGACCTGCGCGGCAACAACTTCCACTACATCCCGAGCAACAGCTTCCCCGCCGTCTCTCAGGTGGTGTCGCTGCACCTGCAGCGCTGCAAAATTGTGGAGGTGGAGGACGGAGCTTTCAGTGGCATGAAGGGCCTCATCTACTTGTACCTCTCAGAGAATCTCATCTCATCCCTCAGGCCTGAAGCATTTAAAG GACTCCCTCAGCTGACTTACCTTCACCTAGAGAAGAACAACTTCACCATTTTCCCAAAAGCGGCCTTTAAATTGGTCCCGGGAATGCTTGCGCTTCATTTGGAGAACAACTCTATTTCCAAGCTTGAGGCGAATGCCCTGGATGGCGCGAAGAGCCTCAGAGCCCTCTACCTCACTGGAAACGCTGTTGACCACGTATCACCCAAGGCTTTGGAGCACGTGGCCGACCTTGATACGCTACACCTGGCAGGGAACAAGCTGAAAGAAGTGCCCACTGAAGCCTTGAGCAAGCTGGGGAACGTGAAGGACCTGAGGTTGTCAGGGAACGCCATTCGATGGGTTGGCCCAAATGCTTTTCAGCCTTTGGGAAAATCACTGAAGGAGCTTTATTTGGATAATATGGCATTGGAGAAG aTGTCTCAAAGCTCACTGGCAGGCTTGGGTCCAGGTTTGAGGAGTCTCTTCCTGGAGGGGAACCATCTGGAAGAGGTGCCGGACCTCCGTCAGTTCACCTCCTTGGAGGTCATCAACCTGGCGGACAACCCTTTGATGTGTGACTGCCCTCTGCTGCCACTCCGCCT CTGGATTGAGAAAGTCAACCTGAAGGTGCGAGCCACCTGTGCCAACCCGCCTGAGCTGAGGGGCCGCAGAGTCAAAGACGTCCATGTTTTCAAGGCATGTCCAGGAGGCGATTCACTCCCTTCTGTTCCCAGTGTTGCCACAAAGCGTAGCAAGACAcccaaggccaccaaaccgaaGCCGATGCACCTCAGCAGCAGAGTTAAGCAGGGTAAGATGCACAAAAGCAAATCCAATCTTCGCAAGAATCCAAAGACAAAAGGGGTCAAGAAAACAAAGAGACTGAGCATGGCGTGA